The Synechococcus sp. HK05 DNA segment TGCCGACGGGCTCAGTCACAGGCAGGCCAGCGCCAATGGCGGCCGCCACGGGCTCATCAATGAGGTGAACGGTGCGGGCACCAGCGAGACCAGCTTCACGCACGGCGCGGCGCTCCACGCCGGTCACGCCGCTGGGGATGCCGATCACCAGGCGGGGCGCCACGATGCCGCGGCCTTCATTGCCCTTCTGGATGAAGGTTTTGATCATCTGCTCGGCAGCGTCGAAGTCGGCGATCACGCCGTCACGCAGGGGACGCACCGCGCGGATGTTGCCGGGGGTGCGGCCGAGCATCAATTTCGCCTCGTCGCCCACGGCCAAACAACTGCCGCGTTCCAGGTCGATGGCCACCACCGAGGGCTCCTGCAGCACGATGCCCTTGCCCGACATGTACATCAGGGTGTTGGCCGTTCCCAGATCGATGCCGATATCGCGGGAGAGCTGGAAACGTTTGAAGAACACTGAGGGGCCGCCTAGCGGCGCGAATCATAGGTGGGATGCCGCGATGGAACATCCGGGCCAAAGGGTGGAACTCTCCCTATGAGGCAGCCCCTCAACGGACTGCATCATTGACCCAACGCAGCAACAGGAGAACGCCATGGGCGTCAACTCAATCACCCTCGTCGGCCGGGCCGGCCGCGACCCCGAGGTTCGCTACTTCGAGTCGGGAAGCATGGTGGCCAACCTCACCATGGCGGTGAATCGCCGCTCCAACAACGACGAACCCGACTGGTTCAATCTCGAGATCTGGGGCAAGCAGGCCCAGGTGGCCGCCGACTATGTGCGCAAAGGCTCACTGCTCGGCATCATCGGCAGCTTCAAGCTCGACCGCTGGACCGACCGCAGCACTGGCGAAGAGCGCAGCAAGCCGGTGATCCGCGTCGATCGACTCGAGCTGCTGGGCTCCAAGCGTGACGCCGAAGCTGGCGGCGGCTACGGCGGTGGCGGCGGTTTTGGCGGCGAACCCACCGAGGAAGAAGTTCCCTTCTGAGCTTCGGGCGGCGATTAGTGGCTGGAGTTGCGCTTCTTCCAGGTGCGCAGCCCCAGCCAAGCCGCGGCGGCGATCACGGCAATCACCAGGAGCACCTTGATCGCTTTGGCAACGGGGTCGATCCAGAGCTCCACGTTGGCGTAGCCCTCGCCGAGGGCCATGCCAGCCAGGGTGAGCAGCAGGGTCCAGATCAGGCTGCCGGCGGTGGTCCAGATCAGGAACGGGGTGAGCGGCATCAGTTCGATGCCGGCGGGCACGGAGATCAAAGTGCGGATGCCAGGCACTAGGCGGCCCCAGAACACCAACGCTGTGCCGTAGCGGTTGAACCAGGTGCGGGTGCGGTGCAGATCCTGGGGGCTGATGCCGATCCAGCGGCCATGGCGCTCAAGCCACTGCTCCAGGCGCTCTTCGTTGATCAGGCGACCGATGCCGTACCAGGGCAGGGCGCCGAGCACCGTGCCAATCAGGCCGGCCAGCACTACGGGGATCAGGGCCAACTGGCCTTGGTGCACATAGAAGCCCCCCAGAGGCATGATCAGCTCCGAGGGGATCGGCGGAAACAGGTTTTCCAGGAACATCGCCGCGAAGATGGCGCCGTAACCCATCCATGGGTTGGCTTCCACCGCTGCACCGATCAGCTGAGGCAACTGCTGCACCAACTCTGTGAGTCCCATCCGGCCTGCGCACGTGTGGGCTGATTGTGCGGCATCCGCCTACAAAAAAGCTCCACCGCTGGATATCCATGGATATCCAGCGGTGGAGCGCGATCAACCGTCGAGCCTGCGCGCACGCCCGAAGGCGTGCACGAGAACCCTGCTGGCTCAGTAGCGGTAGTGATCGAGCTTGTAGGGGCCTTCCACCGGCACGTTGATATAGGCGGCCTGCTCGGCGGTGAGCTCGGTGAGCTTGGCGCCGATCTTTTCGAGGTGAAGGCGGGCCACCATCTCATCGAGGTGCTTAGGCAGCACGTACACCTCTTTGGCGTACTGGTCGCCCTTGGTGAACAGTTCGATCTGAGCCAGCACCTGGTTGGTGAAGGAGTTGCTCATCACGAAGCTGGGGTGGCCGGTGGCGCAGCCCAGGTTCACCAGACGGCCCTCGGCCAGCAGGAGGATCTTGTTGCCGCTGGGCAGGGTGATGTGATCCACCTGGGGCTTGATGTTCTCCCAGGCGTACTGCTTCAGCGACGCCACATCGATCTCGTTGTCGAAGTGGCCGATGTTGCACACGATCGCCTGATCCTTCATCTGGATCAGGTGCTCGTGGCGAATCACCTGGAAGTTGCCGGTGGCGGTTACGAAGATGTCCACATCACGCACCACGTCGTCAAGGCGCACCACGCGGTAGCCCTCCATGGCCGCCTGCAGGGCGCAGATCGGATCGATCTCGGCAATCATCACGGTGGCGCCTAGACCACGCAGCGACTGGGCGGAACCCTTGCCCACATCGCCGTAGCCGAGCACCAAGGCCACCTTGCCGGCCACCATCACGTCAGTGGCGCGCTTGATGCTGTCCACCAGCGATTCGCGGCAGCCGTAGAGGTTGTCGAACTTGCTCTTCGTCACCGAGTCGTTGACGTTGATTGCCGGGAAGGGCAGCTCACCGCTCTTTTGCAGCTGATACAGACGCGCCACACCCGTGGTGGTTTCTTCCGTCACGCCCTGGATCTGGGCCTTGATGCTGGAGTAGAAGCCGGGCTGGGCAGCCAGCTTCTGGCGGATGCTGTTGAAGAGGGCGGTCTCCTCTTCGTTGGAGGGGTTGTCGAGCACCGAGAGGTCGCTCTCAGCCTTGGTGCCCAGCATCACCAGACCGGTGGCATCGCCGCCGTCGTCGAGGATCATGTTGGGGGTACCGCCATCGCCCCACTCGAGGATGCGGTGGGTGAAGGCCCAGTACTCATCGAGGGTTTCGCCCTTGTAGGCGAACACAGGGATGCCAGCGGCGGCGATTGCGGCGGCAGCGTGATCCTGGGTGGAGAAGATGTTGCAGCTGGCCCAGCGCACCTCGGCGCCGAGGGCCACCAGGGTTTCGATCAGAACGGCGGTCTGAATCGTCATGTGCAGGGAACCCGCAATGCGGGCGCCCTTGAGAGGCTGCTCAGCGCCGTACTTGCTGCGCAGGGCCACCAGACCCGGCATCTCAGTTTCGGCAATCTCGATTTCCTTACGGCCGAAATCAGCCAGGCCAAGGTCGGCGATCACATAGGTGCTGGTGCTCTGCAGCGCAGGCGCCGTGGGGGTAGCCACCATGAATTTGAAGGTTTGGAAACTAGAAATATCTGCAGAGACGCCGAGGCTTCGGGCTCGCTGAGGGGCAATCTACCGGGATGGAATCGCGCAGCGTGTTGTTGGCGGATGCCGCCGCCACCCAAGATCTCGGTCGCCAACTGGCCCAGCAGTGGCTCGCCCTACCCACGGGCGAGCGGCCGATCCTTCTGCTGCAGGGTGATCTCGGCGCCGGCAAAACCTGCCTCACCCAAGGCCTGGCCGCCGGTCTGGGCATCGAGGAACCGATCACCAGCCCCACCTTCGCCCTCGCCCAGCACTACGCAGGGCGCACCGGAGCGCTCGTGCACCTCGACCTCTACCGCCTCGAGCAGCCGGCCGCCGCTGATGAACTGTTCGCCCAGGAAGAAGAGGAGGCTCTAGCCCTGAACGCTCTGATGGCCGTGGAGTGGGCCGAGCGGCTCAGCTTCGTGCCGGAGGGTGCCTGGCGGATTGGCTTGGAGCTTGTGGATCCGAATGATCCCGAAGCCGGCCGGCGGGCGCGGCTGCGCTGAAGAGTCGGCAAACCCGGAGACGGGAGGGACCGAGCGCTCAGAGCTGCCCGGCCAGGAACGCCTCCACCTGCTGCTGGGTGGGCTGCGGATCAATCGCCCCAGCACCCCCGCACACCAGGGCGCCGCAGGCGCTGGCAAAGCGCACCGCCTCGGCGCTGCCGCCTTCGAGCAGTTGGGGCTGGAGGCAGAGCTGGTGGAGCAAGCCGGCCAGGAAGGCATCGCCTGCACCGGTGCTGTCCACCACCGCCACCGGATAGGCAGGCATCACGCCACTGCTGGAGCCAAAGCACCAGGCCACCTGGGCACCGCCATCGGTGACCACCACCGCTGGGTGTTGGGGCAGGCCAGCGCGGATCACGGCTGGATCACGGCTGCCAAAGAGCCACTGGGCCTCTTCAGCAGCCAGCTTGATCAAACCGGCCTGCTCCAGCAGCGGTTGGATGGCCGCCACAGCCGCGGGCGTGGGCCCAGCATCCACCGGAGCACTGGCGTCCCAGAAGGTGGGCCGCCAGTTCACATCCAGAGCGATCGCCACATCGGCAGCAGCGGCCAACTGCGCCGCCACCATCAAGGCCGCCGCAGACGAGTCTGATGCCAGGGGAATGGTGCCGATCTGCAGCCAGCGAGCACCCACCAGCAAGGGGGGCAACGCCGCGTTCACCCCACTGGCCTCAAGAGCCTGATCAGCAAAACCATCGCCCTGATCGCCCGCGAAGCCACCGAAGCTGCGGTCGCCGCTGGCATCACGGGGCACCAACACAATCCGACTGGGGTGGCTGGAATCGCGCTGCAGGCCGCTGAGGTTCACACCCCGCTCGGCCATCAACTGCTGGAAGGCCGCACCGATCGCGTCTGAGCCGAGTCGCCCCACAAAAGCGGCGGCGGTGCCGAGCCGCGCCAAGGCGCAGGCCACGTTGGCGGGGGCGCCGCCCAGGCGGTCGTCGCACTGCTCGGGCGCCGCGGTGGCGGGATCACCCCCGAGGGGACCGAGGCGATCCACGAGGGCCTCCCCCAGACAGATCACCTGCGGCGCAGACCCAGCAGCCATGGCTCAGGCGGCCCTAAGCCGCAGCGGCACTGTCTTCACCTTGCAAACGCTCGAGCAAGGCGGCAATGATCCGCGCATTCGCTGCAGGAAAGGGGTAATCGCCGAGCTCGGTGGGCTCCACCCAACGCACCTGCTGGCTGGCGAGGGGCTGGGGTTCACCGCTGATCCAGCGGCACAGATGCACCACAAAGCGCAGGCGCTTATGGCTGTAGGCATGCTCCAAGGTGATCAGCTCGGCACCCACCTCCGCTTCGATCGCCAGCTCCTCCTGGAGTTCGCGGACGATGGTGCTCTCGATCGGCTCGCCAGGCTCCTGTTTGCCCCCCGGGAATTCCCACAAGCCGCCAAGCAGGCCTTCGTTCAGGCGCTGATCAATCAGCACCTGGCCAGCCGCATTGCGCACTACCCCCACGCCGATCACCTGGAAGGGCAGCTCGCGAGGGGCGTCGGTCACAGGGAAGGCGGCAGGGTCGCCGGCAGCGTAGGCAGCGCACTGAACCTGCCAAGGGCACTGGTCGCAGCGGGGGTTGCGGGGGGTGCACACCGTGGCCCCCAAATCCATCAGCGCCTGATTGAAATCTCGAGGCCGCGACGGATCGAGCAGCGCTTCACTGAGGGCCCAAAACCGATTCAGGTCGCGGGAGGGAGGCCGCTCGCAGGCCATCAGCCGCGCCAACACCCGCTTCACATTTCCGTCGAGGATGGCGTAGGGCCGATTGAAGGCCGACGACAGGATGCTCCCGGCGGTGCTGCGGCCGATACCGGGCAGAGCCGTCCAACTTTCGAGATCCTTGGGCCAAGGGGAAGCCTGCTCCTGCATCTGACGGGCACCAGCGAGGAGCCGACGAGCGCGGGAGTAGTACCCCAGACCCTGCCAGAGCAACAGCACGTCGTGCTCTTCAGCAGCGGCCAACGCTTCCACAGAGGGAAACGCCGCCATCCAGCGGTGCCAATAGGGGAGCACCACCTGCAGCTGGGTTTGCTGGAGCATCACCTCGGCGACCCAGATCGCGTAGGGATCCAGCGGCTCACCCGGGGCGGGCAACGACCCGTCTGGCTTTAGTTTCCAAGGGATGGCGTGGCGACCTTTCTCTTGCCACCAGGCCAGCAGCAACCGACGTAGCTCTGACGCCTGCAGGAGAGGAGACACCGATCAGTGGCTGGCGGGAGGTGGCGGGCCGCAAGCCACGATTCCGAGCTTGGCAAGCCACACCAAGGTGAGCGCAATGTGTTCGGATCGCTCAGACGGGAAGTGAGCCTGCAACTCAGCGACAGACTGACGAGGTTGACGAACCAGCTCGCTAACCAGCCGCTCCACCTCTCGTGGCTGCGCACGCAACCCCGGGAATTGGCGATCCAACACAACCGTGGAGAGGCGCTCAGCTGCCTGCTGAAGA contains these protein-coding regions:
- a CDS encoding single-stranded DNA-binding protein, which codes for MGVNSITLVGRAGRDPEVRYFESGSMVANLTMAVNRRSNNDEPDWFNLEIWGKQAQVAADYVRKGSLLGIIGSFKLDRWTDRSTGEERSKPVIRVDRLELLGSKRDAEAGGGYGGGGGFGGEPTEEEVPF
- a CDS encoding DedA family protein, which encodes MGLTELVQQLPQLIGAAVEANPWMGYGAIFAAMFLENLFPPIPSELIMPLGGFYVHQGQLALIPVVLAGLIGTVLGALPWYGIGRLINEERLEQWLERHGRWIGISPQDLHRTRTWFNRYGTALVFWGRLVPGIRTLISVPAGIELMPLTPFLIWTTAGSLIWTLLLTLAGMALGEGYANVELWIDPVAKAIKVLLVIAVIAAAAWLGLRTWKKRNSSH
- the ahcY gene encoding adenosylhomocysteinase; the protein is MVATPTAPALQSTSTYVIADLGLADFGRKEIEIAETEMPGLVALRSKYGAEQPLKGARIAGSLHMTIQTAVLIETLVALGAEVRWASCNIFSTQDHAAAAIAAAGIPVFAYKGETLDEYWAFTHRILEWGDGGTPNMILDDGGDATGLVMLGTKAESDLSVLDNPSNEEETALFNSIRQKLAAQPGFYSSIKAQIQGVTEETTTGVARLYQLQKSGELPFPAINVNDSVTKSKFDNLYGCRESLVDSIKRATDVMVAGKVALVLGYGDVGKGSAQSLRGLGATVMIAEIDPICALQAAMEGYRVVRLDDVVRDVDIFVTATGNFQVIRHEHLIQMKDQAIVCNIGHFDNEIDVASLKQYAWENIKPQVDHITLPSGNKILLLAEGRLVNLGCATGHPSFVMSNSFTNQVLAQIELFTKGDQYAKEVYVLPKHLDEMVARLHLEKIGAKLTELTAEQAAYINVPVEGPYKLDHYRY
- the tsaE gene encoding tRNA (adenosine(37)-N6)-threonylcarbamoyltransferase complex ATPase subunit type 1 TsaE, whose amino-acid sequence is MESRSVLLADAAATQDLGRQLAQQWLALPTGERPILLLQGDLGAGKTCLTQGLAAGLGIEEPITSPTFALAQHYAGRTGALVHLDLYRLEQPAAADELFAQEEEEALALNALMAVEWAERLSFVPEGAWRIGLELVDPNDPEAGRRARLR
- a CDS encoding carbohydrate kinase, whose amino-acid sequence is MAAGSAPQVICLGEALVDRLGPLGGDPATAAPEQCDDRLGGAPANVACALARLGTAAAFVGRLGSDAIGAAFQQLMAERGVNLSGLQRDSSHPSRIVLVPRDASGDRSFGGFAGDQGDGFADQALEASGVNAALPPLLVGARWLQIGTIPLASDSSAAALMVAAQLAAAADVAIALDVNWRPTFWDASAPVDAGPTPAAVAAIQPLLEQAGLIKLAAEEAQWLFGSRDPAVIRAGLPQHPAVVVTDGGAQVAWCFGSSSGVMPAYPVAVVDSTGAGDAFLAGLLHQLCLQPQLLEGGSAEAVRFASACGALVCGGAGAIDPQPTQQQVEAFLAGQL
- the mutY gene encoding A/G-specific adenine glycosylase; translated protein: MSPLLQASELRRLLLAWWQEKGRHAIPWKLKPDGSLPAPGEPLDPYAIWVAEVMLQQTQLQVVLPYWHRWMAAFPSVEALAAAEEHDVLLLWQGLGYYSRARRLLAGARQMQEQASPWPKDLESWTALPGIGRSTAGSILSSAFNRPYAILDGNVKRVLARLMACERPPSRDLNRFWALSEALLDPSRPRDFNQALMDLGATVCTPRNPRCDQCPWQVQCAAYAAGDPAAFPVTDAPRELPFQVIGVGVVRNAAGQVLIDQRLNEGLLGGLWEFPGGKQEPGEPIESTIVRELQEELAIEAEVGAELITLEHAYSHKRLRFVVHLCRWISGEPQPLASQQVRWVEPTELGDYPFPAANARIIAALLERLQGEDSAAAA